A window from Candidatus Krumholzibacteriota bacterium encodes these proteins:
- a CDS encoding DUF456 domain-containing protein, giving the protein MVSVLQHTGLVLLYFLVFLLNLLIFTGLPGGWISLGVILIYDLANKFTVIGWQWWVVMVVLVVIGEVIEVLLGSAVAIKKGASKWGAVGALAGGIVGAVLGTSAMPVIGSVIFGLFGAFAGAVAAEYIQYKKMENAINVGFWAFVGKLWAFFAKFAIATGILVIFIVRSWT; this is encoded by the coding sequence TTGGTATCGGTTCTGCAGCACACGGGACTCGTCCTCCTCTATTTTTTGGTATTCCTCTTAAATCTTCTCATATTTACGGGACTGCCGGGAGGATGGATTAGTCTGGGAGTCATATTAATATATGATCTGGCCAACAAGTTCACCGTTATCGGGTGGCAGTGGTGGGTGGTGATGGTCGTGCTGGTGGTGATCGGGGAGGTCATAGAAGTGCTGCTTGGGTCGGCCGTCGCGATTAAGAAAGGCGCCTCGAAGTGGGGTGCTGTCGGGGCGCTGGCTGGCGGCATTGTCGGAGCTGTGCTGGGGACGTCCGCCATGCCGGTCATAGGAAGCGTGATCTTCGGGCTGTTCGGAGCCTTCGCCGGGGCGGTAGCCGCCGAATACATCCAGTACAAGAAGATGGAGAACGCTATCAACGTGGGGTTCTGGGCATTCGTCGGCAAGCTATGGGCCTTTTTCGCCAAGTTCGCCATCGCGACGGGAATACTCGTGATATTCATTGTTCGGTCCTGGACCTGA
- a CDS encoding DUF4912 domain-containing protein: protein MKKDELKKMTKKELIALARSKKIRVTTRMLKADLIDTIYKAIRSGKPKKAAGGEPKRKKGRSGKRPSAKKTARKKTEKSAIDSGDRTIRQKAVAGKYFLKKDSGPDLIKNETSSLPEYDITRIVCMVRDPHWIFAYWKISSEEYNTLKRKFGSSLKNFRTVLRVYEDSEGGKKHFDIDIPGDSNNWYINVSERCRYRVGIGMISPDGIYEEIALSDTVETPPEGASKYSDEKWFVSDAAFNEIISASGDLKEKTGSEEYLKAEKNSSIDSETVSSFSGTEKGREEDPRPSIKMELVVYGAAGKNSRINLLGKDIEPNEDGSFSIRMALPEGEFELPVKLVSSDGKLKKTVKAKIKTETP, encoded by the coding sequence ATGAAAAAAGACGAACTTAAAAAAATGACAAAGAAAGAGCTTATAGCCCTCGCCCGGTCAAAGAAGATCCGCGTTACAACGAGAATGCTGAAAGCTGATTTGATCGACACGATCTACAAAGCTATCAGGTCAGGTAAGCCGAAGAAAGCAGCCGGCGGCGAGCCTAAAAGAAAAAAGGGGCGATCCGGTAAGCGTCCCTCCGCTAAAAAAACAGCAAGGAAGAAAACGGAAAAAAGCGCCATTGACTCCGGTGACCGGACAATCAGGCAAAAAGCTGTTGCCGGAAAATATTTTCTGAAAAAAGATTCTGGCCCGGATTTAATAAAAAACGAGACTTCGAGCCTTCCGGAATACGATATTACACGTATTGTGTGTATGGTCCGGGATCCACACTGGATATTCGCATACTGGAAAATATCTTCAGAAGAATATAATACTCTGAAAAGGAAATTCGGCTCATCACTTAAAAACTTTAGAACTGTTCTCCGTGTATATGAGGACTCCGAAGGCGGAAAGAAACATTTCGATATCGATATCCCGGGCGATTCAAACAACTGGTATATCAATGTATCTGAGAGGTGCAGATACAGAGTGGGGATAGGAATGATTTCGCCCGATGGAATCTACGAAGAAATAGCTCTTTCCGATACTGTCGAAACTCCGCCCGAAGGGGCAAGCAAATACAGCGATGAAAAATGGTTCGTGTCCGATGCCGCTTTCAATGAAATCATTTCAGCTTCCGGGGACTTGAAGGAAAAGACCGGCTCTGAAGAATATTTAAAGGCTGAAAAGAACTCCAGCATAGACTCTGAAACTGTTTCATCGTTCAGCGGCACCGAAAAAGGCCGGGAAGAGGATCCGCGGCCGTCTATTAAAATGGAGCTCGTCGTTTACGGAGCCGCCGGGAAGAACTCCCGGATCAATCTTCTTGGGAAAGATATCGAACCTAACGAGGACGGTTCTTTCTCAATCCGCATGGCCCTTCCCGAGGGTGAATTCGAACTTCCCGTAAAACTGGTTTCCTCAGACGGCAAATTGAAAAAAACAGTTAAAGCAAAGATTAAAACGGAAACCCCTTAA
- a CDS encoding TMEM165/GDT1 family protein gives MKTFITIFATVLFAELGDKTQIATLLFATDKENPKSMVFFASAAALVTASAIAVMLGKMFENYVNPKYLSWIAGAGFIVIGIWTIVKA, from the coding sequence ATGAAAACTTTTATTACTATTTTTGCCACAGTTCTTTTCGCGGAGCTTGGAGACAAAACACAGATCGCCACTTTGCTCTTCGCGACAGATAAAGAGAATCCTAAATCAATGGTGTTCTTCGCCTCCGCGGCCGCGCTTGTCACAGCTTCGGCGATCGCTGTCATGCTGGGAAAGATGTTCGAAAATTATGTAAATCCTAAATATCTTTCATGGATAGCGGGCGCGGGGTTTATTGTTATCGGGATCTGGACGATCGTTAAAGCTTAA
- the ligA gene encoding NAD-dependent DNA ligase LigA produces MNTEEAKKRIDELSDRINKYDYLYYIKNDPEIADENYDELRRELIKLERLYPRLKNPDSPSQRVGAPPVDKFDSINHIRPMLSLASTTSQEEIREFDSRMKRLAGKKRIKYTAEPKFDGLSIELVYENGLLSKGSTRGDGRTGEDISVNIKTISSVPLKLRVSAAVSVVSVRGEAIMLLEDFQKLNGRMIEAGASPFANPRNAAAGSLRQLDSKVTAGRPLTFYGYEIMYMEGESAPASHTKELELLEEWGFKVYSEYRLCENIDAAIDFHSTLSKKRDTLPFEIDGVVIKVNSKELTESAGARSRSPRWAIALKFKPRREITTVEDIVVQVGRTGKLTPVALLKPVDVSGVTVSRATLHNADEVAKKDIRIGDTVRIERAGDVIPAVVERIKTGKSRGPKFSMPAECPVCGSSIIREGAYHFCSGELSCPSQLKRSITHFASRGGMDIEHLGKKTAELMVEKGILSSVDEIFRLDYETVMTLEGFAEKSARNLLNAIEESKEISLSRFIFALGIRGVGEHAARLLARHFGSLERLEEASREDLLEIDEIGPGAAGNIRRFLSDEKKKKIIKSLLSSGVTPFIEREKDSSVFSGYTFVFTGALERFTRDQAKELVVSLGGRVSSSVSGKTDYLVAGGAPGSKYEKAVKLGVPIISEDEFEKLSRGV; encoded by the coding sequence GTGAATACCGAGGAAGCTAAAAAGAGGATAGATGAACTCAGCGATAGAATCAATAAATACGACTACCTATATTATATAAAAAACGATCCTGAAATCGCTGATGAGAATTACGATGAGTTGAGAAGGGAACTTATCAAACTTGAACGGTTATACCCGCGGCTGAAGAATCCCGATTCTCCAAGTCAGCGTGTCGGGGCTCCTCCGGTTGATAAATTTGATTCAATAAACCATATCAGACCGATGCTGAGTCTGGCATCCACGACAAGCCAAGAGGAAATAAGAGAATTCGATTCCAGAATGAAACGTCTCGCCGGAAAGAAAAGGATCAAGTACACGGCTGAACCCAAGTTCGACGGGCTCTCGATTGAACTTGTATATGAAAACGGACTGCTCTCTAAGGGCTCTACCAGGGGAGACGGAAGAACCGGAGAGGATATCAGTGTAAATATCAAGACGATCTCCTCGGTCCCCTTAAAATTGAGAGTTTCCGCTGCTGTTTCTGTGGTTTCCGTAAGGGGAGAAGCAATAATGCTCCTTGAAGATTTTCAAAAACTTAACGGAAGAATGATCGAAGCGGGGGCATCCCCGTTTGCCAATCCCAGAAACGCCGCCGCCGGATCTCTCCGTCAGCTTGATTCTAAAGTTACGGCCGGGCGGCCCCTCACATTTTACGGTTATGAAATTATGTATATGGAAGGAGAAAGCGCTCCCGCCTCACACACAAAAGAGCTGGAACTTCTGGAAGAATGGGGATTCAAGGTATATTCCGAATACAGGTTATGCGAAAATATCGACGCTGCCATTGATTTTCACTCCACGCTGTCAAAAAAGAGAGACACCCTTCCCTTCGAAATAGACGGAGTCGTAATAAAGGTCAACTCTAAAGAGCTCACCGAAAGCGCCGGGGCGCGCTCAAGGTCTCCCCGCTGGGCGATAGCCCTCAAGTTCAAACCGCGCAGGGAGATAACCACAGTTGAAGATATTGTGGTGCAGGTAGGGAGAACCGGCAAGCTGACCCCCGTCGCCCTTCTCAAACCTGTCGACGTAAGCGGCGTAACGGTAAGCCGGGCGACACTTCACAATGCCGACGAGGTGGCGAAAAAGGATATCCGCATCGGCGACACAGTTAGAATCGAAAGAGCGGGAGACGTTATCCCCGCCGTTGTCGAGAGAATAAAAACGGGCAAATCAAGAGGGCCCAAGTTCAGCATGCCCGCGGAATGCCCCGTCTGCGGTTCTTCAATTATCCGGGAGGGAGCCTATCACTTCTGCTCCGGAGAGCTTTCCTGTCCTTCACAGCTCAAACGGAGTATTACTCACTTCGCTTCGAGGGGAGGTATGGATATCGAACATCTCGGGAAAAAGACCGCTGAACTGATGGTCGAAAAGGGGATTCTAAGCTCCGTGGATGAAATATTCCGGCTCGATTATGAAACGGTAATGACATTGGAAGGATTCGCCGAAAAATCCGCCCGCAACCTGCTGAATGCTATTGAAGAATCCAAGGAAATATCTCTTTCCCGCTTTATCTTCGCCCTTGGAATACGAGGTGTGGGAGAACACGCGGCCCGGCTTCTCGCGCGGCACTTTGGATCTTTAGAAAGACTCGAAGAGGCTTCCCGCGAAGATCTTTTAGAAATAGACGAGATAGGCCCCGGCGCGGCGGGAAATATCAGAAGGTTCTTAAGCGATGAAAAGAAGAAAAAAATAATTAAATCTCTTCTCTCTTCGGGAGTAACTCCCTTTATAGAAAGGGAAAAGGATTCCTCTGTATTCAGCGGCTATACCTTTGTGTTCACAGGCGCCCTTGAAAGATTTACGAGAGATCAGGCAAAAGAGCTGGTTGTCTCTCTCGGAGGAAGAGTCTCTTCAAGCGTCAGCGGAAAAACAGACTATCTAGTCGCGGGCGGCGCGCCCGGTTCAAAATACGAAAAAGCTGTAAAACTCGGTGTTCCTATCATTTCTGAAGACGAATTCGAAAAGCTCTCAAGGGGAGTTTAG
- a CDS encoding DUF3536 domain-containing protein encodes MKEKIDKKHLIIHGHFYQPPRENPWTQRIDRQESAAPYHDWNERITRECYLPNSCSRRLDGFGRIETLVNNYTRLNFNFGPTLFRWLEKHHPSLHKEIIRADRAGAELNKGHGNAIAQVYNHIIMPLASKRDKETQIRWGVNDFKRCFGREPEGIWLAETAVNQETLDILIDWGFRFIILSPHQAKSFRPLGGKGKWKDVTGGTIPTGFVYRCRGGSAEAGNNYIDIFFYDERLSQDISFNHLLRDGDRFAESIASSYRRGGNDLVAIATDGEIYGHHEPFADMALAHLFESAAEKHNLTITNFGAYLDTHEPEFEVKLKKGGNNLGTAWSCSHGLGRWKEDCGCNVNAPEGWNQKWRKPLRNSLNILRDRLAKIFDAEGGRLLEDPWKARDDYIFVMNSGSTDEVNSFLAEHSIKPLSREEKIIVLNMLESQRNALFMFTSCGWFFNDISGLESVQLIKYAARAIELAGEEYSGGLEEEFLAELQKAESNREDVGNGAEIYRSNKKFSSITPSFIAGQYALSSHLSCPEASPEMFGWSFNKLDSYSKESGGGMIYCGLLEIEPPLIPELFTFGYLLMMEEEIQVICLTREFEDYGEFEKIKKKISALPSGSKRKDVLKFSVDHFGGHVLSIRDLFPEDRDAILTSITDNKLESLEGLLKDIYLKNREFLRLLSESSLTPPESILVPSRVYLERKLSFELRNWQKSLRPAGIEGIRKIISDASYYGIDIDKSSVSELFSVFLLENIKRQKEKLIAEESEAMIQFVNFCGDIDIEIKTGMIQNHIFTILNSTFKEEAEKLPPRSKRSGNEVKPVLEFLNLAERFNFNISAWKELL; translated from the coding sequence ATGAAGGAAAAGATTGATAAAAAACACCTGATTATTCACGGACACTTTTATCAGCCCCCCAGAGAGAACCCATGGACACAAAGAATAGACAGGCAGGAGAGCGCCGCTCCTTACCATGACTGGAATGAGAGAATAACCCGTGAGTGCTATCTTCCGAATTCCTGTTCCAGGCGTCTCGACGGATTCGGCAGGATAGAAACTCTCGTAAACAATTACACCCGCTTAAATTTCAATTTCGGCCCGACCCTCTTCAGATGGCTCGAGAAGCACCACCCCTCCCTCCATAAAGAGATCATCAGAGCTGACAGAGCCGGCGCGGAACTGAATAAGGGACACGGCAACGCTATCGCTCAGGTTTATAACCACATAATCATGCCCCTTGCCTCAAAGAGGGATAAGGAAACACAAATACGCTGGGGGGTCAATGACTTTAAGCGATGTTTCGGACGGGAACCGGAAGGTATCTGGCTTGCCGAAACAGCCGTCAACCAAGAGACGCTTGACATTCTGATCGACTGGGGGTTCCGCTTTATCATACTTTCCCCCCACCAGGCGAAGAGCTTCCGCCCGCTCGGGGGAAAAGGGAAATGGAAAGATGTAACAGGCGGCACTATCCCCACGGGTTTCGTTTACCGCTGCCGCGGCGGCAGTGCTGAAGCCGGCAATAACTATATCGACATATTCTTTTACGACGAAAGGCTGTCACAGGATATCAGCTTTAATCACCTGCTCAGGGACGGCGACCGTTTTGCCGAATCTATCGCTTCATCATACCGGCGCGGCGGAAACGACCTTGTTGCAATAGCAACCGACGGTGAAATTTACGGTCATCACGAACCCTTCGCGGATATGGCCCTCGCTCATCTTTTTGAAAGCGCAGCGGAAAAACATAATTTGACAATTACAAATTTCGGCGCCTACCTCGACACGCACGAACCGGAGTTCGAAGTAAAACTTAAAAAAGGGGGAAACAATCTGGGAACAGCGTGGTCGTGCTCGCACGGATTAGGCCGGTGGAAAGAAGACTGCGGCTGCAATGTGAACGCGCCCGAAGGGTGGAATCAAAAATGGAGAAAGCCTCTGAGGAACTCCCTTAATATTCTAAGAGACCGCCTCGCGAAGATATTCGATGCCGAGGGGGGCAGACTGCTCGAGGACCCGTGGAAGGCCCGCGACGATTATATCTTTGTTATGAACAGCGGCAGCACGGACGAGGTAAACTCTTTTCTCGCCGAACATTCAATAAAACCCCTTTCCCGGGAAGAAAAAATCATAGTTTTGAATATGCTCGAATCCCAGAGGAACGCCTTGTTTATGTTTACCTCATGCGGGTGGTTTTTCAACGACATCTCCGGACTGGAATCCGTTCAGCTTATTAAATACGCCGCCCGCGCCATTGAGCTCGCGGGAGAGGAATACAGCGGGGGGCTGGAAGAAGAATTTCTTGCCGAATTACAGAAGGCCGAAAGCAATCGTGAAGATGTCGGAAACGGAGCTGAAATATACAGATCCAACAAGAAATTTTCATCAATCACCCCGTCCTTCATCGCCGGACAATACGCCTTATCCTCTCATCTTTCATGTCCAGAGGCTTCTCCCGAGATGTTCGGCTGGTCTTTCAACAAGCTCGATTCATACTCTAAGGAATCGGGCGGAGGAATGATCTACTGCGGGCTGCTTGAAATTGAACCGCCTTTGATACCGGAACTTTTCACGTTCGGGTATCTTCTTATGATGGAAGAAGAAATTCAAGTTATCTGCCTTACCAGAGAATTTGAGGATTACGGAGAATTCGAAAAAATTAAAAAGAAAATCTCGGCTCTTCCTTCCGGAAGTAAAAGGAAGGATGTTCTGAAGTTTTCCGTTGATCATTTCGGGGGTCACGTTCTCTCAATCAGAGATCTATTCCCCGAAGACAGAGACGCCATCCTCACGTCTATAACCGACAACAAACTCGAATCTCTCGAAGGCCTTCTTAAGGATATTTATCTTAAAAACAGAGAGTTCCTCCGACTCCTCAGCGAGTCATCCCTTACTCCTCCCGAGAGCATCCTCGTTCCCTCCCGCGTGTATCTCGAAAGGAAACTTTCTTTTGAACTTAGAAACTGGCAGAAATCACTCCGGCCCGCTGGGATAGAAGGTATAAGAAAAATAATATCGGATGCTTCCTATTACGGAATCGATATAGACAAAAGCTCCGTTTCTGAGCTGTTTTCCGTCTTCTTGCTGGAAAATATCAAGAGGCAGAAGGAAAAACTTATTGCCGAAGAATCAGAGGCGATGATTCAGTTTGTCAATTTCTGCGGCGATATAGATATTGAAATCAAAACGGGGATGATTCAGAACCATATATTCACTATCTTAAATTCTACCTTCAAAGAGGAAGCGGAAAAACTCCCGCCCCGCTCAAAGAGAAGCGGAAATGAAGTGAAGCCGGTTCTTGAATTTCTCAATCTGGCCGAAAGATTCAACTTTAACATCAGCGCCTGGAAAGAACTCCTTTAG
- a CDS encoding zinc ribbon domain-containing protein has protein sequence MQPLNYLCPKCGGNRYETGEIRTTGGFLSKIFDVQSNKFTTVVCSKCRYTEIYKADSSMLGNIFDFFTD, from the coding sequence ATGCAGCCCCTAAACTACCTTTGCCCCAAGTGCGGAGGCAACCGTTATGAAACGGGAGAGATCCGCACCACCGGCGGTTTTCTAAGTAAGATTTTCGACGTTCAATCAAATAAATTTACTACGGTCGTATGCTCGAAGTGCAGATATACGGAAATCTATAAAGCAGACAGCAGTATGCTCGGTAATATCTTCGATTTCTTTACAGATTAA
- a CDS encoding 1,4-alpha-glucan branching protein domain-containing protein: MTNGHKGYLSLVLHAHLPYVRHPEHARFLEEDWFYEALTETYIPLLDMFNRLKDEGVDFRFTISLTPTLLSMLADPLLQNRYIRHLDSLIELTRKEMTRTRWMPDLLALARMYHDNFIKCRGIFAEKYHKDLISAFRFFQNEGNLEILTCGATHAFMPLVKNRKAADAQIRIAVDQYKNFFGKNPAGIWLAECGYTPGLEEILKANGIKYFFTDSHGILNGEPRPRYGVFAPVSCPNGVALFGRDNESSKQVWSAKEGYPGDYQYRDFYRDVGFDLDYDYIKPYLHGDGNRISLGIKYYRITGKGEEKQIYDPSAAAEKAALHAGNFMFNREKQIEHLEGFLGTKPIVVSPYDAELFGHWWYEGPLWLEHLMRKLHYDQNSIVPVTPSEYLRARSEIQVVKPSMSSWGYKGYNEVWLNGSNDWVYPHLHIMEDRMVELAGRFPSASGLPERALNQAARELLLAQSSDWAFIMKTGTMVEYAHSRTKSHISRFDRLYHSILSSRINESWLKEIERRDNIFPNIDYKVYSSTENQS, translated from the coding sequence ATGACTAACGGTCACAAAGGTTATCTAAGTCTGGTATTACACGCCCATCTGCCATATGTGCGGCATCCGGAGCACGCACGTTTTCTCGAAGAAGACTGGTTCTACGAAGCGCTCACAGAGACCTACATTCCGCTTCTTGATATGTTTAACAGGCTGAAGGATGAAGGCGTTGATTTCCGCTTCACAATATCGCTTACCCCAACACTTCTGTCAATGTTGGCGGATCCCCTTCTGCAAAACAGATATATCCGTCATCTGGACAGCTTGATAGAGCTTACCCGAAAAGAAATGACCCGTACCAGGTGGATGCCGGACCTTCTCGCTCTGGCGCGAATGTATCACGACAACTTCATAAAATGCCGCGGTATCTTTGCCGAAAAATACCACAAAGATCTCATCTCCGCCTTCAGATTCTTTCAGAATGAAGGAAACCTGGAAATACTGACGTGCGGCGCCACCCACGCTTTCATGCCTCTTGTAAAAAACAGAAAAGCCGCGGATGCTCAGATTAGAATCGCCGTCGATCAGTATAAAAACTTCTTCGGAAAGAACCCCGCCGGAATCTGGCTGGCTGAATGCGGCTACACACCCGGGTTGGAAGAGATTCTGAAAGCAAACGGAATAAAATACTTCTTTACCGATTCCCACGGCATACTAAACGGCGAGCCGAGACCACGCTACGGCGTGTTCGCTCCCGTGAGCTGCCCGAACGGCGTCGCCTTATTCGGCCGCGACAACGAATCTTCAAAACAGGTCTGGAGCGCCAAAGAAGGCTACCCGGGAGATTACCAGTACAGGGATTTCTATAGAGATGTGGGGTTCGATCTGGATTACGATTATATTAAACCCTATCTTCACGGTGACGGCAACAGAATCAGCCTGGGTATAAAATATTACAGAATAACCGGCAAAGGCGAAGAAAAACAGATTTACGACCCCTCTGCCGCCGCAGAAAAAGCCGCCCTTCACGCGGGCAACTTCATGTTCAACAGAGAAAAACAGATCGAGCATCTCGAAGGATTCCTCGGAACCAAACCGATAGTTGTTTCTCCATACGACGCTGAGCTTTTCGGTCACTGGTGGTATGAAGGCCCCTTGTGGCTGGAACATCTTATGAGAAAACTGCATTACGATCAGAACTCGATAGTTCCGGTAACTCCGAGCGAATACCTGCGGGCCCGATCTGAAATTCAGGTAGTAAAACCGTCTATGTCCTCCTGGGGGTACAAAGGGTATAATGAAGTGTGGCTGAACGGAAGTAATGACTGGGTATATCCCCATCTGCACATCATGGAAGACAGAATGGTTGAGCTCGCCGGCAGATTTCCCTCAGCCTCCGGACTGCCCGAAAGGGCGCTTAATCAAGCCGCGCGCGAGCTACTTCTCGCCCAAAGCAGCGACTGGGCTTTCATAATGAAAACGGGAACAATGGTAGAGTACGCCCACAGCAGGACGAAAAGCCATATATCCCGCTTCGACAGATTATACCATTCCATTCTTTCTTCCCGTATAAATGAATCGTGGCTCAAAGAAATAGAAAGACGGGACAACATATTCCCCAACATTGATTACAAGGTTTACTCATCAACCGAGAATCAGTCATGA
- a CDS encoding GAF domain-containing SpoIIE family protein phosphatase, translating into MSDSDILKKRNRELKVFNSIARELNATVNLSETLQKALTETLQLMELETGWIYLLDDESGEMTLSADENLPPGLKENSEVMEGPCNCQRKFANDKLTFPVNVDSIACSRLSKLNKGNNGLKYHTSIPLYTRNGAKLGILNLARRKWHKMNDNQLNLLNTIADFISVAVERSKLFEELQRIKQNKIDVMEHELQAARDMQMSLLPDKPPKIAGIELSAVCVPSREVGGDYYNYLRLDDNKLAIVLSDVSGKGMQGATIAMRFNEILRYEVRGVTDPAEILKRLDKSLLSIMPPTMFITAGIAVLDTEEKSLNIASAANPEIYHYSAKKNSVRPLEITGLPLGILEEQISDEPFKSGEVLLEPGDAVVFTSDGVEEARDEAGSFYGRERLSDVILRICGEKKGAEEIRAGITEDLKDFTSDSPQSDDITIIVLSVDP; encoded by the coding sequence ATGAGTGACTCGGATATTCTGAAAAAGCGAAACAGAGAACTTAAGGTTTTCAATTCAATCGCGAGAGAACTTAACGCTACAGTAAACCTCAGTGAAACCCTCCAAAAGGCGCTCACTGAAACCCTTCAGCTTATGGAGCTTGAAACCGGATGGATCTACCTCCTTGATGACGAGTCCGGCGAAATGACTTTGTCTGCCGATGAAAATCTCCCCCCCGGCCTCAAAGAAAACTCTGAAGTTATGGAAGGTCCGTGTAACTGCCAGAGAAAATTCGCCAATGACAAGCTGACCTTCCCCGTCAATGTGGATAGTATCGCCTGCAGCCGTTTAAGTAAGTTAAATAAAGGGAATAACGGGCTTAAATATCACACCAGTATTCCTCTCTATACGCGCAACGGAGCCAAACTCGGCATTCTGAATCTGGCAAGGCGGAAGTGGCACAAAATGAACGATAATCAACTGAATCTTCTTAATACTATTGCCGATTTCATAAGCGTGGCTGTTGAAAGATCAAAGCTCTTCGAGGAACTTCAGAGAATTAAACAGAACAAAATCGACGTTATGGAGCATGAGCTTCAGGCCGCCCGCGATATGCAGATGTCTCTTCTTCCGGACAAGCCGCCAAAAATCGCCGGAATAGAACTCTCAGCCGTCTGCGTTCCTTCAAGAGAGGTAGGGGGAGACTACTATAACTATCTCCGTCTGGATGATAATAAATTAGCTATAGTACTGTCCGATGTCTCCGGGAAAGGGATGCAGGGAGCTACAATTGCCATGAGGTTCAACGAAATTCTCCGCTATGAAGTAAGGGGGGTTACCGATCCGGCGGAAATCCTTAAACGGCTCGATAAATCCTTACTCTCGATAATGCCGCCCACTATGTTCATAACAGCCGGAATCGCCGTTCTGGATACCGAAGAGAAATCGCTGAATATAGCAAGCGCCGCTAATCCGGAAATATACCATTACTCGGCAAAAAAGAACAGCGTTCGGCCGCTCGAGATCACAGGGCTGCCGCTTGGAATCTTAGAGGAACAGATATCGGATGAGCCTTTCAAAAGCGGCGAAGTATTATTAGAACCGGGCGATGCGGTAGTTTTCACCTCTGACGGAGTCGAAGAAGCAAGAGATGAGGCAGGATCGTTCTACGGCCGCGAAAGACTCTCAGACGTTATTCTAAGAATCTGCGGGGAAAAGAAGGGAGCGGAAGAAATCCGCGCCGGAATCACCGAGGATTTAAAAGATTTTACTTCAGATTCACCACAGAGTGACGACATAACCATTATAGTTCTCTCGGTCGATCCTTAA
- a CDS encoding GGDEF domain-containing protein — MSGPSIRYGHREGDEAIKEAAEVLRSSCRKEDIVARYGGDEFIIFLPQATDDDLKIICERIFAGCKEIFIRGKALSLALGTATKKNMNTGMDKVLKEAENNMYKCKRKQKANSQKD; from the coding sequence ATGTCCGGTCCGAGCATCAGGTACGGACACAGGGAAGGAGATGAAGCAATAAAGGAAGCAGCGGAAGTTTTGAGAAGTTCCTGCCGAAAGGAAGATATTGTTGCCCGTTATGGAGGGGATGAATTTATCATCTTTTTGCCTCAAGCAACAGATGATGATTTAAAGATAATATGCGAAAGGATATTTGCCGGGTGCAAAGAAATTTTCATTAGAGGGAAAGCTCTTTCCCTGGCCTTAGGGACTGCAACCAAGAAAAACATGAATACGGGGATGGATAAAGTCCTAAAGGAAGCTGAAAATAATATGTATAAATGCAAACGTAAACAGAAAGCCAATTCCCAGAAGGATTAG